The genomic segment ttttaaGATATTAATCAAAATTAATATGTTCAAGTACCAAcgttaaagaaataaaaaatggGAAATCAAAATTAATCTGTACAGGTACAAACATtacagaaataaaaaaaatgggaaACAACTTCTACCAATGTTAAGCATTGAAAAATGAAAAGTaatctataaaaaaatgaaCTAAATGGGCTTTGCATGTAAGTGTAAAATGACAAGTTAGATGTGGAAATCATATATTTAGCAATTTGAAAACTTCGAAAGTTTAATCTTGTTAGAATTAAATATACATATTATAATTTGCAAAATGCTTATCGATtctatttaaaaaattgatttaGCTAACAAGATCGAATGATATGAGTACTATCGTATTTTTTTTACAGCCATATTTGTATTTATTATAGTAATTTTATTTTCGTTCATATTTGTAGCTACATGATTATTATTTCATGTGGTAATTGTGCTTAAAGAAATAAGAATGACGGAAGTGGAAGAAGCTTGTAAAGGTGGAATAGAAAGGAAAAAGATAGAGTTGGGATAAAAGTGGAAGAAGCTTAGATAGCTGCCTAAAATCGGACATCAAGCATATGCTCATATAAAATCTAATCAAACGACAACTCTATAAGAAGGTTGTTAGAGATTTGAAGACAGAGTATCCAGAGACGGAGCTATCCCAAAGGCTGGGGTGGGCTTCAGCCCTGgatcaaaaaaatttattagtaattataatatatatgtaattGTAGCCTACATTAAAATTTTATCCGGTCCATATATTTACTAACTTAGcccattaaaattattttcaaccCATTTAATCATAAGGCAAATTACTCTATCAACAATTGTACTTTTGTAAGCAAGGGCCTTAAGTTGAAAAAAGCTGTGAGGGTGGGAATTTGAAAGAAATTTCTGGTAAGAGATTTGAAAAAGCTTGTGCGGGAGAGAGCATTGATTGAGTTCCACGAggtgaaattattgttttttgcTACTTAATTAGTTTATTCCATTTATTATGTAGAAAGATTTAAACTATGGCTTAGTTGATTTTGTAGTTATTTTTCAGCTTATGTAGTGATGAGTCATAGAACATTAGATTTTTGGTATGTATATAGCTTGATATTAACTTCCGTATGATGTATATTTTTAGTGGATTTTATGTTTTCCGCCCCAACGCGAGTTTCGAGCAAAAAATTTCACTCGGGGCACTATGACGAGGAAAATCTTCCGCCCTAGCATGCTTGCCTCGCGGCTTCGGTGCATTTTTCTTAAAGATTTTATTTGTCTTGTTTTAACGCTTCATGTTTTTACGGCAACAACTGAACGATCATTCTCAATTATGAAATTTCTTAACACCTCACTCTGGAATAAGATGAAAGAAAAGTTTATTGGCACATTATATGATTATCTACGTGAAAAAAAGTTTAGTGGAAGGATAGATACTGATTCAATAATCGATGAATTTTATTCGATGAGAAACCGCAGAGAAATAGCTTATATCTAGTTAATGTCACTATTGTTTATCTAGTCATTCAGTCCTAGGTCAAAAAATTTTCTGTCTACGTCCCTGAGAGTATCGATATTGAATGCATGATATCGACTATATAGTCTTTACACTTAGTAACACTATTGATGTTGATGGATTTATGACCTGAACTTCATTTTTTCAAGATTCTGAAATATTAACTATAATTTTTGTAACGCCCTGATTCGaggactgtcctcactgtatcaagacgactctttccagcgtgcttatgtcctcactcacacgcaccccaGGAAAATTCACAGgagggtcacccatcccaaaattgccccaagtcaagcacgtttaactttggagttcttatgtgatgagctaccgaaaagaatacgcaccttcttgatatgagtagtatatatcaaatcttataagccctcttcaactgcacAGTCCAATACCTTAACAGATTCCGAacccctctccttccggtgtaagatcggttcatcTATGTTCCTTCCgtctagaagcctgccaggagccgtcACCggtgatcaccccccgccctcttcggtccTGGGCCTCACAATTTGATTCATTAAACAATAGATAAGAACACTAAAGCCAAATATTAAtaaaagaaatttgaaaatttactAATAAGGAAAAGATAGCAACGACTATAAGGGCATCCACAATGGTGGATATTTGGGTAGCCATGTCATCAAAATATTTTGGCTATCCAAATATCCACCATTGTGGATGCTGTATATTTTTGCTATTCAAATACCCGGTTACAAATTTGTAACCGgatattacattttttttaatttaatcaagCCAGCGTGAGAGACACGCGTGTGCATTGCACGCGCATGCGAGAGAAACCTGCAGCGTGAATCACGCTGCAGGTTTCTccttcactttttttttttgtttttttaatagtttttaattatatttaattatgatataaataattaagTATATATAGGATATGAATTGTGCACAACTTTCACTATTTTCCAAACCTTTGAATATTTTGAACGTTGGGTTTTGAACGTTACCCAACGTTCAAATTTTATTCTATAAATACATAAATTTGTAAGAAATTAAAATCCATAGTTTTAACatcttataaaaatatttctcacaaaaaaaaattacatacaaAATTTTTTTGGAATGGATAATAATtccaataatttttttaggGATTTTTTGAACTCTCCAAATATCGATGAAAGTTTAAGTAGAGAAAATTCTCGAGTTCGTCCGAGTGTCCAACATCCTCCATTTCCATTTCTTACTCAACATCCACAGAATTTGCAACATTTTCCATATCCACCACTTATTTTTTGAACGCCCCTCTCGCTCCGTGGAATACATGTCCCCCAGAATATTGGCAGAGTAGCCAGTATTTGGTGCAAGCTCCATCTCATGGAATTAATCCTCTTCAATCACCGGGGCTTCAATCAACTGAATCGAGAAGGGCTAGTGTTGATGCAAGTGACAGTGATAAAGGGCTAGAAGCACCTTATGAATTCCGAAATTCACAATTTCCTCCTTTCTCGTCCCAAATAGGACTTGAAAATATTACTATCAATCAGGCAAGCGAGACAGGTCAAGATTCAGATGGAGATCATGGCAAGCGGACAGCGTGGAAAGTAGCAGATGATAAGCTCCTTGCAGCAGCATACACAATGATGAGCGAAGACCAAACCATGGGTAATgcccaaaagagtgagtctTTTTGGAAACGGGTTGTAGAATATTACAATACCAATCGAGACAAGAAATCTAAAAAAAGGACTGCAGAGAAAGCCAAAGCACACTGGGCTGCGGTGAAAAGGATCGTGAATAGATATAATGGAATTTACAATAAATGGTACACAGATCGGCCAAGTGGATGGAGTGACGAGGATTTGATGATGCGGGCTCATGAAGAATACAAGAATATCTTCAAATCTACTTTTCAATATGAACACGTGTGGAGGATAGTTAAAGATAGTCTATGTATGCGCCTCAATCCTCAGGACACCGGTTTGCAAAGAAGGCAAGGACATCTGAATCTTCAGGTGCACATACTGACTCGTCTAATGCTACACCAAGTGTTGATACAGAGTAAAATGAAGCCCGATCTCGCCCTATGGGACATAAGGCCGCAAAAAAGAAAGGCAAAGAAAGAGTGACCCATGTTGATCAAATTACCGAGGCTATGCAACAGTCAGTAACACAGATGGAGGAATATAATAACAACAAGAAAGTGGATCAACTCATTCAAGCTCATAAACTACTCGTAATGGACACTCGAGGTATGACAGATGAACAACTTCACAACCATCTAGCGATTTGTGACCAGCTCAAAAAAAGATTGAATATGTAATGTGGTTTGAAATTTCTATTTGAtgtcatgtattttattatgtGTGTGgttgtaatttatttttttaaatcatgtattttagtgtgtttttattatgtgtgtGGTTTGCAATTTGTGTTTTTAAATCATGTATTTTAGTGTGTTCTTATTATGTTTGTGGTTTgcaatttatgtttttaaaaatattgaacATGTAATGTGATTTGAAATTTCTATTTTTAAATAATGTATTAATTTGTGAATGATctatagtatatattatacatatacatacatacgtacacacatatatatgtgtGGATAAAAGTATGAACTAGCCGTTACAAAACAGCCGTTACCAACTAGCCGTTACGAAATAGCCGTTACGAAAATGTAAATAAGTAGGAAATGAATCATTTATTATTCTTGACAATACATCCCGTCTGCATTCTCTCTTATACTCAACTATTCATTTGTTCCAAAATGTCTCAAAATCCTACTCAAAATAACAGAGAAAACATTCCAGAAGATACAACATCGGATCCTGGTGAAGAATTATTCATGATGATGGTGCATAATCAACATAGAGCGGCTGAATTCATTCAAACTTCTTATGGAAATGCACAAAGAAGACGATCAATTAACAGAGAACGTGTAGGTGGGCACATTCAACTTGTTAATGTTTATTTCTCTACTGAGCCGGTTTATACCGATGACATGTTCCGACGACGATTACGAATGAGAAAGGAGCTGTTTTTGCACATAGTCATTGATTTGCAAAATCATCCAGGTGGATATTTTAAATGGAGAGAAGATGCTGCGAGAAGAAAAGGCTTATCCCCACTTCAGAAATGCACGGCGGCTATCCGCCAACTAGCTTATGGAGGGCTAGCCGACCAATTGGACGAGTATCTAAGGATGGGTGAAACAACTGCACTTGAATGCTTGTCCAACTTTTGTCAATATGTTATGCAAATATATGGGTGTGTGTACTTAAGAAAACCCAACGCAACCGACATCGCTCGTTTGCTTGAAATGCATGAGCTAAGACATGGTTTTCCTGGCATGTTAGGAAGCCTTGATTGCATGCATTGGGCTTGGAAAAATTGTCTGGTCGCATGGAGAGCCCAGTACACTCGAGGCGATCATGGTTACCCAACAGTTGTGCTCGAGGCAGTTGCATCAGCCGACTTGTGGATATGGCACGCCTTTTTTGGAGTGGCTGGGTCTCGTAATGAACATCAATGTCCTTAACGAGTCGCCTATTTTTAATGACTTCTTGAAAGGAAATGCACCGGAtgttaattttcttgtgaatgGTACACAATATACTAAAGGATACTACTTAACAGATGGTCTATACCCGGAATGGGCCAGTTTCGTGAAGAGTTTTTCATGCCCACAGGATCCCTAAAGAATGAAATTCAAAGAAAAACAAGAGGCTGCAAGAAAAGATGTTGAATGGGCATTTGGGGTTCTTCAAGCTCGTTGGGCAATTATAGGAGGCCCAGGGAGACATTGGTTTATGGATAAATGCAAAGAAATCATCTATACATGCATTATCTTACACAACATGATTGTTGAGGACGAAGGTCATGCAATATCAATGTGGGATTTTGAAGAACGAGATAATTTCATAGCCAATCAGGGTTCAACCATAGAATTTGGCGAATACCTTCGAAGAAATACAGAGTTACGTGATAGTCATATGCATCATCAGCTTCGTCATGATTTGGTTGAACACATTTGGGAGACATGTCGTCGTGATGAGTGAACGAATGGTGTATTTGACTATATGTGTGGTTTGTAATTTATGTTTTCATgtcttatttttaattatcttcGTAAATTACtaattttcaattattattattatagatgtTTTATGGtttgtaattttttattattaatgttGTAAATATTGTTTTGTGTTAAATTAGTTTTATATATTCGTTAtaaactttttaattttttaatttttatttttttacaaatttgTCATTTAAAAATAAGTATTATAAACTTTTTAGTtttatatttgaataaaaatataataccaAATAATAGATGAAATTAATTAAAGTGATGgaatgattttatttaaatgaaaataaaatattaattaaagtaACAGTGGGACCCATAAATATTTGGTTGGTGTGATATTTGATTGTGAAATATGAGATATTTGAgtaatgaaatatttgattgatgATGTGGAGTACGAGACCCACAAATATTTGATGGAAATACCCTTGTTATTGTGGATGGCCTAAGGTTTTCATACTTAAGAACCCACTTGATTGATTCATTAACTTGGTAACTTCATTTTTTCAAGGTCTGAAAATATTAACTTTAATTCAATTCATATAACAACCGATAAGAATACCATAACAAGAGACTAATTAAAGAAATTAAAGGATATGAACATAATTTGCTTGAACCTCATGGTAAGAAGAAAGTAAAGTTGAGTATGATATAACTGGAAGAAACTTACAGAGAGGTGGCAGATATactataagaaaaaaaaaaataaaatacatagaACTAAGAAGTGAAAAgcaacttttatatatatagatttgatATAGTATAATCTAAAGCTCTTAATAGGTTTATACACATTTTTTACAACTAAACATTTTGTATACTACGAGATAACTATTTTATTATTCATTTAATATACATTTTGGTTTTGATGCATATATCTAGttctacatatatatatagttctACTTCAATACAAGTTACATATTGTAGCAAAAGAGAAAGATTTGATGCATATCTAGTTCTACATATATCTAGTTCTACTTCAATACTAGTTGCATATTGTAGCAAAAGAGAACGATTTGATATGCATCAAAACCAAAATGTACATTAAATGAATAATAAAATAGTTATCTCGTAGTATACAAAATGTTTAGTTGTAAAACATGTGTATAAACCTATTAAGATCTTTAGATTATACTATatcaaatctatatatataaaagttgcTTTTCACTTCTTAGTTCTATGTATTTGCTTTTTTTTTCTTATAGTATATCTGCCAATACCAGTTGCATATTGTAGCAAAAGAGAAAGATTTGATATCATCTTAAGTATTGTTCGTAAGATGACGACCTATACTGGGTTGAAGTAAAATTTTCTTATTAgttctttaaatttttttgaaataaacaGTTGTACTGACATTGCTCGCAGTTTATAAAATACAATAAGGATGGTTTTCCATTGGATTTGATTAACAAACAGAACTTTTGGTTAGTAAGAGAGAGTACTGAAATATTATAACACGGGAGGACGTTAACCTTCAAGCAACTAATAATATAAGTATATATAAGATATAAAAACGGAGGAGACTAAGTGAATTTTCAGATATTATGTAAGATAGGTTGAGTCATAGATAATTTATGACAAATGTTATGACAGGTTTGTCCACTTCAACACAAGTATGCTAGTTACGAGTAACTATTGACAGATCATGATATATGGTTGATTTCTTCTATATGTAAAGTCTTAGAAAAGTTAGTTATCACTTTTTCATGCTATGTGTCGATGGAATTAACATTGTTATAAACAATAGAGCCGTCTTAAATCATATTCAACTTGTGAGGCAATTTTCAACCAAGAAGGTGTTGAAGACATGAATGCTGATGTCATATAATACTCACTTGGTATGCAGATAAGAATATTGATGTGTCATAGTTATGTATACAAAATATGCAATAGAAGTTGATTTTTTACCTAAAAAGTGAATTTAGCAAACAATTTATTTGATGGTTTCTTCCACCTGTTATGGTTGAAAATTTTAGTGTTGAATAATGATAGATGTGCAGTTATAATCTATAAAAGATGAAGTAAATGTGCTTACACGTGCATGCGACCTACCGAAGTAACTAAAGGCGGAGAACCGGGCTTGCTCACAAAGCTAGCTTACTAAGGAATTTGTCGTTGATTGCACGAGTTAGCCAGCAAACCCCCTGGCtcatctctctctctctataaAAAAAGCCCTTCTAGTTAGACTTTCGGATTGGAAATAGGGATTTTAAGCAAAAGAGTCCATACTTTTCTCTACTTGTGGACACCTCGAATCCTTCATAGTACTGATGAAAATGGAAGACGCTTGTGGAGGTGGAAATAGCAAGGAAAAATGTTGAGTTAGGATAAAAGTGAAAGAAACTTAGATGCTTTAAATTTTACATGAAACATATGCTCATGTTAAAACCTAATCAGATGACAACTATATAAGTAGGCTATTACAAATTTGAAAACAAAATATCAATATTGAATGCATGACCATGACTATAAGGTTTTCATATTTAACCTTATTGATGTTGATGGATTTAGGAACTTCATAATGTCAATTTTTCAAGATTTCAAAATATTAACTGTAATTCAATCTATTGAACACTAAAgccaaatattaataataataatatgatgGTAGGTATAAAAtaagtttattataaaaattagaaaataaaataataaaactcaaaTTTGTGGGTCCACAGCCCGTTTATTTCTTCTGGTCACCTTACCCCTTTCCATCTCATCTCATCTCATCTGTGACCCTATTCAACTTCTGTTTTTTTAATACAATTTTTTGAGATTATGCCTTTAGAACATACTCAAAACTGGGAGTCAACTACTGTTTTTCAAGatactttaaaatatataacaaaGAAGATTACAGTAGTAAAGTAGAATGATGGAAAGATAGAAAGGTATTGAACAAGATGTATGtcgattattttttgtttttttacctAGGGATAAGTGGGTTTTGTTGGGGAAAACTCATAAACTGCAGAATCCATCATGctaaatcattaagaatttgattgGAAAACTTAAGCGGAAGCGTACCTGAATCCATATTTATGAATTCTTTAGAATGTGCCTTGATCTTCCAGATCTACGTGCTCTTTCCTTGAGAGAATCTTTAGTTTTCTcttttaaactattttcttgATGGGCGAGAGAAAGAACACAATAATGCGAGATCTGGGGACCATGacccatatatatagataatgtttatcattatcttctgatatttctgtTTTAGCTCATCATAATAACAGAAATTACACTTATGCCTCTATACATTAATGGCCCACAACCTATCAAATAAATAAAAGCCCAATAACCCGAAACTTTAGttgatcactttattttgggcttaACTTAATAAGGTACCCACAATacataattattcacatataagcccatataaataaaattgatccaacaatctcccacttgggcTATATGTGCGACCTTATAATTATGTTTGTGAATAACCTTATGAGCTCAAAATTGTTGTCATTCCAAAATATATCTAAACCAATCCGGTCCATCAATCACATCAACATTGGATCAAAGCATTCTTCGCTACACTCAAGGTAGTTGGACCCATCAATGGTCATATATGCCAACACAACTGAATGATATGGATCATGAAGTGTATGTGTAGCATGGAAAATTCATGCAATGTGACCGTGACATGCCTATTTCCAACTAGTCCTCCCTTAACCTTATTGAGATCAAACTTTAAACCATAATCTGAGCGAATTAACTTGAAATTTATTTCtggagaaaataaatttacataACTGTAACTGAAAATTTCTACAACgaaaaagcatttaaaataacaaactccaactaaaatttaatTTCCTCAATTGACATAACACACATACTAGCAGTGTGCTCGTGAAACTGTCTGGGTGGTAGTCCCTTAATAAGCGGATCCACAACCATGGAGTTTGTACCGATATGCTCAATAGACATCTTTCAACTCTGAATTCTTTCTTTAACAACCAGAAACTTGATGTCAATGTGTTTTGACTTCGTCGAGCTCCTGTTGTTATTGGTACATAACTGCTGATTTATTGTCACAATGTTATCTTAGTGGCCTTTCAATGCCATCGACAATGTGCAGTTCCGTGACACAATTTTGCAACAATATTCCATGATTGGATGCCTCATAACATGCTACAAACTCAGCTGTCATGGTGGAAGAGGCTATAAGTGACTGTTTAGCACTCTCCAAGGAAATGAAACCTCCAGCAAGGAGATAGATGTCGCCCAACGTAGATTTCATACTGTCTTGGAATCCAGCAAAATCAGAGTAAGTATACCCAATTATCTCAAGCTGATCCAACCTTCGATATATGAGCATGTAATATTTTGTTCTCTGTAGGTTCTGTAAAACCTTTTTGACTGCTTTCCAATGTTCCAATCCTGGATTACTTAAATATCGTCCCAACATTCCTGTCACGTACGCAATATCTGGATGTGTACAAACCTTAACATACATCAGACTCCCCAATGCAGATGCATAGGGAATCTTCTGCATTTCATTTTCCTCAAAATCATTCTTTGTGCATTGTTTGAGACTAAATTTGTCTCCCTTAGTCATAGGGGTATCCGTTGGTTTGAGACTAAATATCGCTTGAGAACTTTTTCGATATAGCCTTTATGACATAATCCAAGAATACCTCGAGAACAATCCCGACATATCTGAATACCCAGTACAAAAGATGCATCACCAAGATCTTTCAATTCAAAATTATTAGCTAGAAATCTCTCGGTGTCATGCAACAACTATATATCGTTACTAGCGTGCAGAATGTCGTCAACAtataaaacaagaaaaatatgCTTACTCCCACTGAACTTATGGTACACACAATCATCGACCAAATTCATTTCAAAACCAAACGagatgatcacttgatgaaatttgaaatacCATTGTCGAGATGCCTGCTTGAGCCCATAGGTGGATTTCTTTAATTTGCAAATCATATTATTTATGTCTTTGGGCACAAAATTTTTTGGCTGCACAATATAAATCGTTTCATCAATGTCACCATTTAGAAACATAGCCTATACATCCATCTGATGAAGCTCAAGATCGAAATGCGCCACAAAAGCCATTATAATCGTTAAAAAGTCTTTCGAAAAAACCGGAGAGAAAGTCTCTTTATAATCAATGTCTTCTTTCTGTGTAAAGCCTTTAGCGACAAGACGAGCCTTATATCTTTCCACATTGCCTTTCGAATCCCTCTTGGTTTTAAATATCCATTTACAACCAATGAGCTTCTTACCTATAGGCAATGGGACAAGATCTCATACGTCATTTTCCTTCATGGAATTTATCTTTTCTTTCATGGCATCATTCCACTTTCGAGAGTTAGAACTTTTCATGGCTTGACGGAAGTTAATAGGATGATCATCCTCCATAAATCAAATGTCTGCCtcatgttcttgaagaaataaaatgtaataatCTGGCACTGCATTTCTCCGCTCTCTAGTGGATATCCTTAATGGCATAGGTTCTGGAGGTGCTTCAGTTCGTTCATCTGGAATGGGAGGATCTCTAACATTGTCTTCCTGTATTGTGTCTTGGTCAAAGTGAGGAATCTGATCCTGATCAATGTCCAAGACACATGTGGGAATATTTACATATTCCTCTTCAAAGACAATATCCCTGACTTTTTCTCCCCCCTTGCCCTCCCCGCCCCCCCAAACTCAACATCCTCAAAGAACCGAGCATTTCTTGACTCAAAAATCGACTACTCATGGGATCATAAAACTTGTACCCCCTGGATCTTTAAGAGTAtccaataaaataacaactaacCATTCTTGAGTCCAGTTTCTTTTCATTAGGCGTGTAAGGCCTTGCCTCAGCTGGACATCCCCAAACATGCAGATGCTTAAGACTGGGCATTTTACTCGTCCAAAGTTCATAAGAGATTTTAGTCGCTG from the Primulina eburnea isolate SZY01 chromosome 3, ASM2296580v1, whole genome shotgun sequence genome contains:
- the LOC140827029 gene encoding uncharacterized protein, which translates into the protein MSQNPTQNNRENIPEDTTSDPGEELFMMMVHNQHRAAEFIQTSYGNAQRRRSINRERVGGHIQLVNVYFSTEPVYTDDMFRRRLRMRKELFLHIVIDLQNHPGGYFKWREDAARRKGLSPLQKCTAAIRQLAYGGLADQLDEYLRMGETTALECLSNFCQYVMQIYGCVYLRKPNATDIARLLEMHELRHGFPGMLGSLDCMHWAWKNCLVAWRAQYTRGDHGYPTVVLEAVASADLWIWHAFFGVAGSRNEHQCP
- the LOC140827030 gene encoding uncharacterized protein, with the protein product MKFKEKQEAARKDVEWAFGVLQARWAIIGGPGRHWFMDKCKEIIYTCIILHNMIVEDEGHAISMWDFEERDNFIANQGSTIEFGEYLRRNTELRDSHMHHQLRHDLVEHIWETCRRDE
- the LOC140827031 gene encoding secreted RxLR effector protein 161-like, with translation MTKGDKFSLKQCTKNDFEENEMQKIPYASALGSLMYVKVCTHPDIAYVTGMLGRYLSNPGLEHWKAVKKVLQNLQRTKYYMLIYRRLDQLEIIGYTYSDFAGFQDSMKSTLGDIYLLAGGFISLESAKQSLIASSTMTAEFVACYEASNHGILLQNCVTELHIVDGIERPLR